Proteins found in one Hevea brasiliensis isolate MT/VB/25A 57/8 chromosome 18, ASM3005281v1, whole genome shotgun sequence genomic segment:
- the LOC110662899 gene encoding early nodulin-like protein 21, producing MTPTRLILLLFTIFSSLHCFSVSSFEYQVGGNRGWFVPPANDTRIYNDWASENRFQVGDTVRFRYKKDSVMEVTEEEYKKCNSSHPSFFSNTGNTVYNLDHSGAFYFVSGVSGHCEKGQRIIIKVMAPEEDYPSHGGTEKSAASRSIVLHSGVFKLAACAQLLASYAASRAFYYVIHFSVN from the exons ATGACTCCCACCAGGCTCATTCTTCTTCTCTTCACCATCTTCTCTTCTCTTCACTGCTTCTCTGTTTCTTCCTTCGAGTACCAAGTTGGCGGTAATAGAGGTTGGTTTGTCCCTCCTGCCAATGACACCAGAATTTACAACGACTGGGCCTCAGAGAACCGCTTCCAAGTCGGCGACACCGTCC GATTTAGGTACAAGAAGGATTCTGTCATGGAAGTAACCGAAGAAGAGTACAAGAAGTGCAACTCTAGTCACCCCAGTTTCTTCTCCAACACAGGCAATACAGTGTACAATCTTGACCATTCAGGGGCTTTCTACTTCGTTAGTGGAGTTTCTGGGCACTGCGAGAAGGGACAGAGGATCATCATTAAGGTTATGGCCCCTGAAGAGGATTATCCTTCGCATGGTGGTACCGAAAAATCTGCAGCTTCTCGTTCCATAGTTCTACATTCTGGAGTTTTTAAACTCGCTGCTTGTGCTCAGCTTCTTGCGTCTTATGCTGCTTCTCGTGCCTTTTACTATGTTATTCATTTTTCTGTTAATTAA
- the LOC110662829 gene encoding protein NOI4 isoform X1, with the protein MSTQDKGRPLPKFGEWDVNNPASAEGFTVIFSKARDEKKSNATGGAGAASQRNNNLHKPEEKFQDPPAKKWFCCF; encoded by the exons ATGTCGACG CAGGATAAGGGTCGGCCTTTGCCGAAATTTGGAGAATGGGATGTGAATAATCCTGCATCTGCTGAAGGATTTACTGTAATATTTAGCAAAGCCAGAGATGAGAAAAAATCTAATGCAACAGGAGGGGCAGGAGCAGCCTCACAGAGGAACAATAATCTCCACAAACCTGAAGAAAAATTCCAGGATCCACCAGCa AAGAAATGGTTTTGCTGTTTCTGA
- the LOC110662829 gene encoding protein NOI4 isoform X2: protein MSTDKGRPLPKFGEWDVNNPASAEGFTVIFSKARDEKKSNATGGAGAASQRNNNLHKPEEKFQDPPAKKWFCCF, encoded by the exons ATGTCGACG GATAAGGGTCGGCCTTTGCCGAAATTTGGAGAATGGGATGTGAATAATCCTGCATCTGCTGAAGGATTTACTGTAATATTTAGCAAAGCCAGAGATGAGAAAAAATCTAATGCAACAGGAGGGGCAGGAGCAGCCTCACAGAGGAACAATAATCTCCACAAACCTGAAGAAAAATTCCAGGATCCACCAGCa AAGAAATGGTTTTGCTGTTTCTGA
- the LOC110662897 gene encoding succinate dehydrogenase [ubiquinone] iron-sulfur subunit 2, mitochondrial, which yields MATGLLRRGVSIARVSSTTPFTSRLVPARFHASEAEAQKVEPKASSGSNLKTFQIYRWNPDNPSKPQLQDYQIDLKECGPMVLDALIKIKNEIDPSLTFRRSCREGICGSCAMNIDGCNGLACLTKIPSGTSSTITPLPHMFVIKDLVVDMTNFYNQYKSIEPWLKRKNPPPAPGKEILQSKKDRAKLDGMYECILCACCSTSCPSYWWNPESYLGPAALLHANRWISDSRDEYTNERLEAINDEFKLYRCHTILNCARACPKGLNPGKQIMHIKQLQLSGGA from the exons ATGGCTACTGGGTTGCTCAGGAGAGGGGTTTCAATCGCGAGGGTCTCCTCAACGACACCGTTCACCTCTAGACTTGTGCCGGCTCGGTTTCACGCGTCGGAAGCGGAAGCGCAGAAGGTGGAGCCCAAGGCCAGCTCCGGTTCGAACCTCAAGACCTTCCAAATCTACCGGTGGAACCCCGACAACCCATCAAAACCTCAACTTCAGGACTACCAGATCGACCTTAAAGAATGTGGGCCTATGGTCTTGGATGCCCTCATCAAGATCAAGAACGAGATCGACCCTTCCCTCACTTTCCGCCGATCTTGCCGCGAAGGAATCTGTGGCTCCTGCGCTATGAACATCGACGGCTGTAATGGACTTGCATGCTTGACCAAGATCCCATCTGGGACCTCCTCGACGATAACTCCTTTGCCCCATATGTTTGTGATTAAGGACTTGGTGGTGGACATGACTAATTTCTATAATCAATACAAGAGTATTGAGCCCTGGCTTAAGAGAAAGAACCCGCCTCCGGCTCCGGGGAAGGAGATATTGCAGAGTAAGAAAGATAGGGCTAAGCTTGACGGGATGTATGAGTGTATATTGTGTGCTTGCTGTAGCACATCCTGCCCCAGCTATTGGTGGAACCCAGAGTCTTACTTGGGGCCAGCTGCTTTGCTCCACGCTAACAG GTGGATCAGTGATAGCCGTGATGAATATACCAATGAACGATTGGAGGCAATAAATGATGAGTTTAAGCTTTACCGCTGCCATACCATATTGAATTGTGCCCGTGCCTGCCCTAAAGGCTTGAACCCTGGAAAGCAGATCATGCACATTAAGCAGCTCCAGCTATCAGGCGGCGCATAA
- the LOC110662896 gene encoding uncharacterized protein LOC110662896 translates to MLRTRWRITREEFVSCSSNIDHLSDNSCNYSFTIAARVVDSGKIRNYSRQSSLHPTSKSSTANVEIKHTSIRGSSYFHHLKSRTGEKFSVLQSSGLQHWFKNWQEQRKHKLTASTFAGAIGFWPGRRVQLWLEKIGAIDPFSGNLATCWNNIKEEEALERYKLITGNTVMFPEFQVYGERNPEDDWLGASPDGVIDGLVYGLPSRGVLEIKCPFFNGDMSNASPWKRIPLYHIPQAQGLMEILDRDWMDFYVWTPKGSSLFRLYRDVEYWDIMKFALADFWLNHVQPAREICKKSVISDPFIQLQPFKPAPRHDFCRHIVYESKHVVDSSKLLIREIHGILQN, encoded by the exons ATGCTTCGGACTCGTTGGAGGATTACCCG TGAAGAATTTGTATCTTGCTCTTCAAACATTGACCATCTGTCTGATAATAGCTGCAATTATAGCTTTACGATTGCTGCTCGTGTTGTGGATTCTGGCAAGATAAGGAACTACTCAAGGCAGAGCTCATTACACCCAACAAGCAAGAGTTCCACTGCCAATGTTGAGATCAAACATACCTCTATAAGAGGTTCAAGCTATTTTCATCATCTTAAATCTCGAACTGGTGAAAAATTTTCAGTTCTTCAATCAAGTGGTCTTCAGCATTGGTTCAAAAACTGGCAAGAGCAAAGAAAGCATAAACTGACAGCAAGCACTTTTGCTGGGGCTATTGGTTTTTGGCCTGGTCGAAGAGTCCAACTTTGGTTAGAGAAAATTGGTGCAATAGATCCATTTTCTGGAAACTTGGCTACTTGTTGGAACAACATTAAAGAAGAGGAAGCACTTGAAAGATACAAGTTGATTACAGGAAATACGGTTATGTTTCCTGAATTTCAGGTCTATGGTGAGAGGAATCCAGAAGATGATTGGCTAGGAGCTTCACCTGATGGGGTGATTGACGGATTGGTATATGGGTTGCCTTCTCGAGGAGTTTTGGAAATAAAATGTCCCTTTTTCAATGGAGATATGAGCAACGCTTCACCTTGGAAGCGGATTCCCTTATATCACATTCCACAAGCTCAAGGTTTAATGGAAATACTGGATAGGGATTGGATGGATTTCTATGTTTGGACTCCTAAAGGGAGTAGTCTATTCAGGTTATATCGAGATGTAGAATACTGGGATATTATGAAATTTGCACTTGCTGATTTCTGGTTGAATCACGTGCAACCAGCAAGGGAGATATGCAAGAAATCTGTGATATCGGATCCCTTCATACAATTACAGCCATTTAAGCCAGCTCCTAGGCATGATTTCTGTAGACATATAGTCTATGAAAGCAAACACGTTGTTGATAGCTCAAAGTTGTTGATACGTGAAATTCATGGGATACTGCAGAACTAG